The region GATCTCCATAGGAGAACAATGCGGCGGTTCCGAGGACGGTGGCATCGGCGACTTGAAAGTCGAGCTATGGATGCTGCTCAAAGAGCATTGCAACGGCTCGTACTGTCCAACGGTTGACCACTTTGCACTCGCGCTGCGTGTCGGTGGTCCCGTTGCTGACTGGACACCCGAACGCGTTCACCGGGGTCGGCGAAACCGGCGCGATCGCTACATCGGCTGCGACATAGACATTCCCCGCGCGGCGTGGCGAAAAATGAACCTGGTCGAGTTGCGGGACTACCTGGCCGAACGCGTTCAATTCGCCATCCTGATGCTCGTCAAACGCCTGCGTCGTGACAAAGAGGACGTCGACGAACGGCGTCTGCTACAAGACATGAACGCCGCCCTCGCCGAGTTCCGAGCTCGCCGGCCGAAGTGACTCCCGCAGAATGCCGCCCGTACGTCATCTACATGTCTGACTTAACCGAGCCGCTCACGGACCAGGACTTGCCGCGTCCGTTCACGCACATCGGCGAGTCCGGGTGGGCCGACCGGGCTCGTGCGATCCTTGCTGCATACGAAGTGCCGTTGCCGGCTCCCGTGCCGGCCGCGGACATCGCTCGGCGCGAACGTGAGTTGGGCATCCAGTTCCCGGTAGCGTATGCCACGTTTCTTTCAGAGCTGGGTCCTGCGGATCTGGACGGGTTTCGTTTCTTGTCGCCCCAAGAAGCGACGACGCTCCAGGACTTCTACCTGAAGGCTGAGCTCTCGGAAGCCGACCGACGACGTCTGGCGGAGTTTCTGAGCGTCGTCGAGTATTGCGGCACGGACGACCCGTTCGTCATCCACCTTCCCAGCGAGGAAGTGTACCGCTGTGGGCATGATCCACTTGGGTTCTCGTGCCAACTCGCATCATTCCACGTGCTTGCACGCTTGGCGTTCTTGGCTTTGCCCACGAGCTACTATGGCTTTCCCGGAGCGAAGGTGGAGGAGCTCGTCAGACGCGCTCAAGTCGCCCTCGCTGGCCGCGAGCTCTAGCAGGCCTTCCACCCAATCGGAGCACGGCATTGGGGTACGTTCATGTCGTCGCTGGGAAGTTCGCAGCCGAGAGCGTTCGTGCTGCGTTGCGCCTCGTCGGGGTCGACGCCCGTCACCGTTTGGCACGGGTCTGAAGCGGCGGTACTCTCGCGCAGCTTCCATGGCCGCCCGAGGAGTCCACTTCGCGATCACCGAGGACGAGCTCTCCGCCCTACTCGCGTGCGATGGGGACGCGGCTCGCCTCGACTACTTGCAAGAAGAGATAGAAGAGCGGCTCTTCCACGAGGCGCCAGATCGCGTGTGCGAGAGCGACAAGGCGTGGGACGCAATCCATCGCGCGCTCACCGACGGTACTCTCGAGGTCCAGGTCGGCACAGCGGCGCTCGCCGTTCTGGGCGGGCGCCACCTGTATCAAGCGGACGACTACATCATGGTTCTCAAGTCACCGGCGCAAGTCAGTCAGGTTGCGGATCACTTGGACGAGCTGTCCGAGAAGGACTTCCGGACGGCTTACGACGCGATTCCGGCTCGCGAGTACGACGGCCTGCTTGGAGACGAGGACTTCGATTACACCTGGAGCAACTTCGAGGACCTGCGGGATTTCTACGACCGCGCGTCGGAACGCGGGCTGCACGTGCTCTTCACCGTGGACCAGTAGCGCGCCAGTGCTCGCCGCTAGCTGAGTGGCCGCGCCGCCCCGACCAACAGAAACAACCGATAGCGGCTACTTGCAGTGATTCTGCTCGTGGGTGCGGCACACGTGGTAGTCGAAGTAGTAGTAGTAGTCCGCTTGGTTGCTGTTGGGACCATTGGCGTACACCAGGAAGTCGTCACCGGTGTTCTTCCAAGTGTCCAGCGTCGGGATGCCGCTTGCGCCGCCGTAGAGCAACCACTGCTTCAGCAACTGGGTCTCGTACATGGCCCATAGCGTGGGGTGCGCGGCGTCGACGTAGTAGCCGCGGAGTTGCGGGTGGTTGAGGTCGCACTCGTCAGGCTCGCTCAGGGAGCACACTGCGCTCAGCGGCAGGGGCGGGAAGGGATGCGGCCCGCCTTCGTCGTAGCCCACGTAGAACTGGATGATGTCGTCCCCGAAGGGGTAGAGCTTTGCAAACGTCTCGGCCTTGGTCGGCTTCAGGTACGTCAGGTTGGTGTGGTACCCGAGGTAGCTGGTCATCTGGAAGTTGCACTCGTTCGCGATGTCCAGGTAGTTGGACGCGCGCGTCACCTTGAGGAAGTACGTTTCGAACTTGCCGTCGACCTTTGCGGGTAGGCCGGGCGCCTCGCGCAAGTCGTCCACGAGGCCGTCGTTCTCCCAGTCGTGGTCGGTGTCGACGTGGGTCTTGACGAAGTCCATCTTGCCCAGCAACTGCGTCGGGATGCCGGCGTCGTCGTAGACCTCGATCTTGGGCGTCGTCTTGGTGATGCAGTCGTAGGACGTGCCCTCCATCTGCATCTGGATCTTCGGTAGCTTTGCTCCCGCGCTGGCGCTCAGCTTGCCGTTCTTCGCGCCTGAGGTGCGGAACTTCCACCACAGCTCGCTGAGCTCGGTGAGCGGGTTGTTGTAGAGCGTTTCCGGCCAGGTGTAGGCGTAGGGCGTCTCCAACGCGACGCCGGGATCGAGAAAGCAACCGTCCATCGGGCTGCGACACAAGTGCTGGTGTACCAGCAGCGTGTAGTCGCGCATCTTGGCGCTCCGGTCCTGCTTGCCGGAAGAGTCGACCGCGAGCGTACGGATGTAATAGGGCGGTGCGGGCATGGAGTAGGGCGTTCCCCACTCGGTCGGGTCCTCGTCGAAGGGCGAGATCGGCCGAGAGAGATCGGTATGGTGATAGACCTCGAAGGCCACCTTGCCCTGCCCGCCTTCGGTGATGTCGATCGAGTAGCTGCCGGCCTGGCGGATGATGAACCACTGCGAGTTGCCGCCATGCTGAATGCGAGCCGTCGGCGGTGAGATGATCTCGTCCTGGTGGCACGGGTTGCCCGTACCATCGAGACAGGTCGTGTCGCCGAACTGGAGCTCGTGAGCCTTCATTGAAGGTAGCGGAACGCTCGGTGCGTCGTTGGGGCTGCAGAAGGAGTTGGCCATGCCGAAGTCGCCGCGCACCGGGAAGTGATCGGAGAGCCAGGTCACCCCACCCTGCCCATCGGGATCTGCCTGCAAGTCCCAGGCGATGGTCGAGTGTTGCATGCACAGCCGCCCGCCTCCGGAGCTGTGGAACAGAAAATCGAGGCGCTTGTCCTGCTCGAAGTTCGAGTAGCCCAAGTCCGTGGTGGAGGTCTCGAAGCCCCAGCTGTCGGTGAGCATGGCGGTGCCGTTCGCGCCGTAGCGACACGCTTGGGTCGTGCTCCCGATCTGAAGCCCGTTGCCGCAGGCGAAGAAGTCCGTCGCCGCGTTGTTCGTCACGAAGGGGTTGAAGGCGTGTTGCCACTCGTAGTTGTCGGTGGTCGGGGGCGCGGCGCGGTTGGCGCCGGGAATGTTCAGGTCGCCCGCGAAGTACACGTGTGCGTTGGGTCGTTCGATGGGCGGAATGGCGCCCAAGATCGTCGAACGCACCGTCTCGAGCTGCTTCTCGCGGATGCCGCTCCAGTCCTGCTTCTCGTAGTCCGCCTGCATGTGGGTGAAGGCCACGTAAGCAGGCTGGCCAGGTGCGGCGACCTTCACCAACCCTACGCCCTTGCTCGCCCAGCAGTCGGGCTCGACGCAATCCGGGTACACGCGGAAGGAAACGTCGTTGTGGGTCAGCGGTAGCGCGCCGTTCTGCCCTTCCAGCGCGCACTTGGAGCCCGAGCAGTTGGCGTCCGTCCCCAGGGAGGGGCCCTGCAACGGCATGAAGGGATACTTGGAGAAGATCATCAAGCCCGAGCCGGCGGCTTCGGCTTTGAAGTCGATGATCAAGAGCTCCTTCGGAACGTCGTACTGGAACTGCAACACGTCGCCCACGGTGAGGTTGTCCTTCACCGGCACGCCCTTGAGGCGCGACACGTAGTACGGGTAGCCGTTCTGAGCGAGCTCTTGCGCGAGCACCTTGCGTGCGTGGGGACTGAACACCTCGTTCAACACGACCACGTCCTGATCGGTCGCCTCGATGCGCTGTGCCATGAGCAGCGCCCGATCCGTCTCGCTCACGTCGACGTACTTGCCCGCGTTCGGCTCCATCGAGATCTTCGGCCAGCACTCGCACCCAGGAATCCCCGGCGGCAGCGCAATCGGGTCGCACGCCGTGCACAGCAACGGCGGCGGCACCGGTGAAGGGTGCTCCGCCGCCAAGTACAAGAACGCGGTGTTGTACGTCAGGATCTTGAGGTTCTCGGGCGTCGCCTGCGCCGTCCCCGCCACGGCAAGGGACGCACACGCCAAGAGACCCGCGAGCGCACCACGACATATTCGAGCCAGCATGGGCAGGCCCCAATGCACTCATCGTGCCGAGCTCGAACACGCTGCATCCCCCTGATTTTGTCGATCCGCCGCGGAACCACCCCGTGCGCCGCACGTTGCACGCACGTGCGCGAACGCGTGCCCGCGGCGCAACCAAGCACGCAAACCGTCTCCCCAACGCCCACCGTGCGGCTATTCTTCCTGCGGTCTCGATGTTGGAGCCAAGTGCATGCGGTGCGTGTGGTGGTGCACAAGTCGTCGAGCTCGCGCCATGACGCTTCTCCACGCTGCGCGAGAGCTCGTCGAGCGCGCCTCGCGGCTCGGTCATGCTGGGCGCACGATGACGAGGGACGAGCTTCGAACGCTCGACGAGAAGCTCTCGGGTGCGTACCCCTCTTGGCTGTCCGAGCTGTTGACGCTGGTACCGCTGTGCGGCCTGGAGTTGGGGTGGCAAGAGCTGGAACCCGCGCGCGACTTCGATGGCGTGGCGTGGCTCGAGTGGTGCGATGCACGCGGCGTGCTGAGTGAAAGCGTGGATTGCCATCCTGGGCTCGCGATCCTCGAAGCGGGCTACGTGAACGTGGCGTCGTGTACGATGGGAAGCGGAGATCCCTACTTCGTGTGCATTCACGATGGTGGGGATCCGCCGCTCTATCGTGTGGCGCACGACGTGAGCGATTCAGCAGACGTCATTGTCGCCGAAGCGCGTACCCTGGTGGCCCCAAGCCTCAGTGACTTCTTCAACGTTGCCAGGGTCGGCTGACGTGTCGGCGGCGTTTCGCTGGCGCGCCAGGTGTCGGCGCGGCGCGACGGGTATCGCGCCGCCCCAACAAACCCATGCAACAGGCGAGGCGCCGGGCGCGGCCCATCCGGAGTGATCGTTCAAGGCCGCGCCGTCTTCGGCGCTGGTGTCAGTGGTAGGTGAAGCCGAGCAGGACCGCGGGAGTGATGCCGCTGATCGTGTTCTTCGGATCGCCGGGGGCGTCGAAGGTGACCTTCGCGTTGTAGTAGGCGACGCGACCGATCACGCCGACGCTCCATTGGTCGCCGATCCACATCTCGTAGCCGCCGAAGATGGCGCCACCGAAGCCGATGCCGCTGCCCTTCGGCGCCGAGTCCTTCTCCGACACGCCGATGCTGGCGAGCAACAGCGCGCCACCGAAGTGGGCGCCGCC is a window of Polyangiaceae bacterium DNA encoding:
- a CDS encoding SMI1/KNR4 family protein — protein: MSDLTEPLTDQDLPRPFTHIGESGWADRARAILAAYEVPLPAPVPAADIARRERELGIQFPVAYATFLSELGPADLDGFRFLSPQEATTLQDFYLKAELSEADRRRLAEFLSVVEYCGTDDPFVIHLPSEEVYRCGHDPLGFSCQLASFHVLARLAFLALPTSYYGFPGAKVEELVRRAQVALAGREL
- a CDS encoding YfbM family protein produces the protein MAARGVHFAITEDELSALLACDGDAARLDYLQEEIEERLFHEAPDRVCESDKAWDAIHRALTDGTLEVQVGTAALAVLGGRHLYQADDYIMVLKSPAQVSQVADHLDELSEKDFRTAYDAIPAREYDGLLGDEDFDYTWSNFEDLRDFYDRASERGLHVLFTVDQ
- a CDS encoding endonuclease/exonuclease/phosphatase family protein is translated as MLARICRGALAGLLACASLAVAGTAQATPENLKILTYNTAFLYLAAEHPSPVPPPLLCTACDPIALPPGIPGCECWPKISMEPNAGKYVDVSETDRALLMAQRIEATDQDVVVLNEVFSPHARKVLAQELAQNGYPYYVSRLKGVPVKDNLTVGDVLQFQYDVPKELLIIDFKAEAAGSGLMIFSKYPFMPLQGPSLGTDANCSGSKCALEGQNGALPLTHNDVSFRVYPDCVEPDCWASKGVGLVKVAAPGQPAYVAFTHMQADYEKQDWSGIREKQLETVRSTILGAIPPIERPNAHVYFAGDLNIPGANRAAPPTTDNYEWQHAFNPFVTNNAATDFFACGNGLQIGSTTQACRYGANGTAMLTDSWGFETSTTDLGYSNFEQDKRLDFLFHSSGGGRLCMQHSTIAWDLQADPDGQGGVTWLSDHFPVRGDFGMANSFCSPNDAPSVPLPSMKAHELQFGDTTCLDGTGNPCHQDEIISPPTARIQHGGNSQWFIIRQAGSYSIDITEGGQGKVAFEVYHHTDLSRPISPFDEDPTEWGTPYSMPAPPYYIRTLAVDSSGKQDRSAKMRDYTLLVHQHLCRSPMDGCFLDPGVALETPYAYTWPETLYNNPLTELSELWWKFRTSGAKNGKLSASAGAKLPKIQMQMEGTSYDCITKTTPKIEVYDDAGIPTQLLGKMDFVKTHVDTDHDWENDGLVDDLREAPGLPAKVDGKFETYFLKVTRASNYLDIANECNFQMTSYLGYHTNLTYLKPTKAETFAKLYPFGDDIIQFYVGYDEGGPHPFPPLPLSAVCSLSEPDECDLNHPQLRGYYVDAAHPTLWAMYETQLLKQWLLYGGASGIPTLDTWKNTGDDFLVYANGPNSNQADYYYYFDYHVCRTHEQNHCK